AGAGAAAACTGGATGGATGCGACAGGATCGATAGCCGAGTTGCTGGACCGATTGAACCAGGCCTGGAACAGCCATGATCTGGCCCAGGTCCTACCCTTCTATGCGGACGACTACGAGGGAACCGATGTGGGGGTTGCCGCGCCGCTGAAGGGGCGAGCAGCTCTGGCCTCCATGCTTGCCGGCTACTGGCAGGCATTTCCGGACCTGGCCTTTGCAGAGCTGGAACGGATTGTGGAAGGGAACCGGGTGGCCATTGTGTGGGTAGCCCA
The DNA window shown above is from Litorilinea aerophila and carries:
- a CDS encoding ester cyclase, encoding MDATGSIAELLDRLNQAWNSHDLAQVLPFYADDYEGTDVGVAAPLKGRAALASMLAGYWQAFPDLAFAELERIVEGNRVAIVWVAHGTHRGPIMNIPPSGRKLEVTGVSILLIEDGLVRRGRYIWDVAGVLRKIGLLPDLA